Part of the Caretta caretta isolate rCarCar2 chromosome 7, rCarCar1.hap1, whole genome shotgun sequence genome is shown below.
ggttgcagaagtcacagaatccgtgacttccagtgacctccaTGAATTCAACCCTGTCGGTCGGGAGCTTCCGGGTCCCCCCTTTGTAGCagggggaccccacagctccTCATGGCTACAGGTGCCAGGGGCCCTCCGGAGTTCCCAGCTGCCGTGGGGACGCAGCGGGCATTGCGGGGCCcccctcccgcagctcccagcaaACACGAGCAGTGGGGGCCCCTCAGAGCTCCCGGCTGGCCGGGACGGCAGAGCTGCTGCTCCTGACTGCCTCGGGCAGTGTGggcccctcacagctcccagccactgcgaGCAGCGGGAGCCCCGGCAGCTCTGCGGGCGTACCCCAAAGGTTCCAGCTGCCACAGATGGTAGAGGTTTCCCGGAGTTCTGAGCCAGGCCCCCAGTGTTCTGAGCTGCTGGGGGTCCTTCaaagccccagagttcagagcggcccctgcagctgcccaacctctgcaggcagtgtggggagccCACAGCTCGGCTCCctattttgtcagggatatttttagtaaaagtcagggacaggtcacgggcaataaagaaaaattcttgaaagcccatgacctgtccctgacttttactaaaaatttctgtgacaaaatcttagccttaattgtGTGCCATTGAATGACCTGAGTGTATCTCTTACTTTCTCTGTTCTTGAGCCTGCAGGTTGCAGCTACAGGACAGGATAAGAATTCTCCGCTACAATGTCTCCTCCGGtaatttctttttatatttctaCCTCCCCTGAtgttttctccattttattttacTGAGGGGAGGTGGGCATGAAAACAATAGGCAACTGGGGCAGGAATGACCAAATCCTGGCTGATGGGTAACTCAGGAGACAGCTCTGGCATGTGCATGTTTCTGGTTGTTGCTACGCTTAGATCTCATCTCACATTATGTGCATATGGCCAgaagtgaaagtaagccggtatggtaCGGCATACCGACAAGAGCCAGTACACCGTGCCAGAccggaccagcttccccaggccagcaatttaaaggacccggggctcCCTACAGTGGCcggagtcccaggccctttaaatcactgtccgagccctgctgccagagccctggggtagcggtggcagggctccagcggtgatttaaggGGCCCGGGGCTCCGACCGCTGTGGggaaccctgggccctttaaatcactgcctgagccccgctgctaGAGCCCTGGAATAGCGGCGGgagggctccagcggtgatttaaagggccagggaatgtaaaggccctgcctcttctggttgaggccctgcctcttctggttgaggccacgccccctgctcaggactccggcgtactggtaagtcctttaagttactttcacgcCTGCATATGGCTGACTGCAGGCTGGTAACACACTGTGCACCTGAGAGGGGCACAGGTCCCTATGCTGCTGTGGAATGTCAGGTGTCAGTACAGTATTGAAGTAGCAGAGGAAACATATTGTGAGAACTGAGAGTCAGACTCTTCAGTACAAGCTTGTATCTTCAAAGCTCTCCTGGCCGTACTTTCAGTTTGCAGAGGCACCGGTGTACAGAGGAGAATGTGTGCACAACTGTGCGCTTAACATTTGCATCCTATTCAGATGAGTATGGTATTCTTCACTCTGGATCCAGATGGATTCAATATCCTCGACTACATCAAGGCATTGTGTTGCAGCACATTGTTTGTGTGAATGATTGGTTCTTTCCATGTGCTTAGCTCTCTGTTATCGtattctgtgggtatgtctacacagcagcctATGGTGCATTTACAGCTTGGGTGGACAGACCTACTCTagcattgctaaaaatagcaggccAGACATGGTGGCATGGGCTTCAGCATAGGTTGTGCAATCCCACCCAGGACCTTGGGGACATACTCTCATTGCTAGCCTGCACTGAAGCCCATGCCGCcgtctacacttctatttttagcaatgCTAACATAGATGAAGCAAGCACAGACTTGTCTACCCAAGATGCCATCACCTgggattgcaatgtagacatgccctttaaATGAAGGTGAACCAATTCAGGTTAGTCTaacaaaaatgtgaaattaaatCCTGTccatagagagagagacaaacctGTGCCTATAGAGTCACTGTTATCAAGATCTTACTTGAGTGATGAGTTTTGAAGGTACATATTTATGGCTGAGATTtggttttcattctttttctgctctaggttcctgggagcagctcctccCCTGGGGTCCTGTGGACACTATAGTCAGTAACCCACCTTATGTCTTCCATGGAGACATGACTCACCTGGCTGAAGAGATCCTCAGGTGGTCAGATAAGACCTTTCTATCTTTCTCTTTCCCATGCATTATTTCACCCTCTTCTGTTCTCTGTAGAGAAGTTTCAGGTATTTAGTACTAACAAGTTAGGAGATATCCGTCGGGGATGGGGAGTGGCGGAATGCAGTCCAAGAAGGGCAACCACCTGCCTATACACTTTTTTGGAAGCCCGTCCCTTTAATTCCTGCACAAACTGAGGATCTTGGTATTTTCTCTCCTTCAGACCTAGTTCAGAGATTCCCTCTTGGCCCATTTGTTCCCTAGTGAGCTTGCCTCCTTCTGATACTGTGAGGAATTGGGCAGAAGACATGTGAAAACGCTACATGACTTAGAGAAAGGGTCTGTGAGCTGGAAACACTTTCCCTGGTTTCTGGGAGAGCAGGAGTGGTGTTGAATGCCTGGCAAATTCCCGTGCTAACTCACCGTAGTACACTCCCTAATGTCTCCTGGGTAGTGTTTCCCTCAGGGTTCAGTGGACCAGTTGTAGTAATCAGGCTGCAGCTCAGAGGGGCAAGAGCTTAGAACTGACTTGCTTTCCACTGATAGCTATAACAAGAGCCACCATCTGTTACAAGGCTTTTGTCTAATGAAAAAGCTCTGAGTAAGGCCATTTGGGGACAGTAGCTGGACCTATGATGTGATGCGATACATCACCTTCCTCTTTGCCTGTTTCCCACAAAATTGATTTAACTGGAGGTTAGAACTGGTTCCTGAGCCCAACGTCTGGCATGATGCCAggtattccctcccccccataacaaaaacaaatcaccCCCATCCCTGAAAGGTGGAAACTTCCTGTCATAATGATGTGCAAATTCAAACTTTTCTGAACTAAGTAGATCCTTCTGTATTGTACCACAGTGTGTTAGGTTAGATGGCAGCTCAACTTGGCTGTTGGCAGTGCTTGAGCCTGGAGAAAAAGTGATACGTTGCCCTGTTGCCTACTCACCCACCCACTTTTCCCTTCCAACTGGCACCAATGAGAAGTATGGATTGATATAATTGCACCTAGCAGCCCAATTGAAgcactgaataataataatgccacTTACTGGCCAAGTGAGTTGCAGTTCTGGTGAGCGCCCTTAAGCTGAGGAGGCAGCGTGGTGGGCACCAGATGGCAAGTGAGGAGACCTGGTTTCTAGTCCATGTTCCGCCCTGAATATGCTGTGGCACCTGAAACAAATCATTTAACCTCTTCCCCCCTCAGTTTACTCAAAGTAAAATGGGAGTAAAACATTTATCCACCTTTGTGAAGCACTCTGAGAGGAAAAGGCCTGTGCCAAAGCTAAGAATTACTGCTACTGTTGTTATTAAACGTGACCGGCAGGAGCAGTGCTATAGCGGTCATCAGGAGATCAAGAATGCCTGATGATGTTTGCCCCAAGACTCTCTCAGCCTAGTCACAGTGGCAATCTCTGAATAACTTCCTCTATTACACATACCACCCATCTGAGTCACCAGAGGGGTCTTACAATCTTCCCTCTTTACAGATTCCAAAGTTACTGTGACTTTTCCACTGGGACGCAGCCCCACAAGCCATCGCTTTCATGTGCCAtgtgcccagagacccctctaGTGCTTGTTCCCAGTGGGAGATGCTACTAACACCACATTTTACTGCTGTGTGTAATGATGGATAATGGAGAGATTTCATCCCTTGTCTTCAACCTCCAGCTATGAGGACCTTGGTGCCCTGGATGGGGGAAATGATGGGATGACAGTGATCAAAAAAATTCTGGCTCTGGCTCCTTGTATCCTGAAGGATCATGGGTAAGCGCTGATACATAACTAAAATCCTAATGCCTGTCTACATTTGACTTTTCATATCTTCTGCCTATTCCCACCTCACACTTTTTTATGATCAGAAATATAAGCAAATACGAGGGGGAGTCAAATGCACAtaagaaaagagggaaaaaagccaTTCCCTCTTAACATAAGAATGTCACGTGCATTAGTAAAGAATTACTGATATTAATACAATCAGCCAGGGGATTATGCACCATGCTGGTGACCCCAGCTGCTTGGTATTGTTGCTTGGTCATTATTTAAGTGGGTACCTGAAACTTAAAGAAGTGAGGAAAAGCAGAGAGAAGAGAATAGCAGGGGAAGAGATGAAAAGGGAGAGCAGAAAAGAAGAAGACGGTTAAGCGGAGAGATATCTGGAGAGAGAAGCACTGTAGACACCCCTGGGTCACTGATATTTATGGACTGTGGTAAGATATCTTATAAAACaccccaggagggggaaaaaaacatcccaggggttaaaagaaaaggagtacttgtgttaccttagagactaacaaattcatttgagcgtaagcttttgtgagctatagctcacttcatcggatgcagtgagctgtagctcacgaaagcttatgctcagataaatttgttagtctctaaagtgccacaagtacttcttttctttttgcggatacagactaacacggctgctactctgatcccAGGGGTTGTTTCTTGAGGGATTAATCTTCTCCATGATAAATGACAAGGAGATTTCCTGCTTCCATTCACTACCTTGTGATGTCCCTCATGAGATACTAGAGATCAGCACTGGAGCCCTCCACTTAGCCAGGACATTCTAAGTGTCTTCTGTGTCAGTCCTGACTTTTCACCAGCCCAAGAGAATTCATTGAAAATCTCCTGTTGTGCAATGTTGGACCAGGAATATTCAGTGTCATTGTGCTATAGGGGTGCAGACATGGAGCCATATTCATTCTTAGAGCTTTGATGTGACCACTAAAGCACAAAATCCTCTTCAGAGTTTCACAGGATTAAGCTCTGTAGAGtgcttattttgtattttaaggTAGAGCCAATGTTGATGGGagggagtttttaaggtcaggaatGAGATCCAAATCCAGGCATGTAATTAATTTGGCTGAGGTAAAGAAAGTGTTCAGTGTGGGAAGGTTTGGGGATTTTCAGAGGAGCATATGGTTGGGGTTTGGCTCTTTTTTTGCAGTTTGGTATAGCCTACGAAACTGCCAAAAGCTGTAATCAGTTCCAGAAGACTAGGGGTGAATTCAGATAGTTCAGTGATAGCACTACCTGTGTACATGGAAAGCTATATATTCCTAGGTCCCTAGTTTGATACTGGAGTGAATTTACAGCTGCTGAAAGCTGCTGGGTTGACAGTTCTGGAAACTGATGTGCCCTAAGTATTCACCAAGCTGGAACggtatgagcagcagcagcacaaaccTGCAGTGTCATTCCCTGCTGATGTGAGTCATGTGCAACCTGCAGCACCTACATCAATGGATGCAATGTAGAGTATAGAGTCCAGGCCCAGCtagtctttggcctctctgctgagacatcCGGCAAGGGGGCCATCTGGCGAGGTGGTGGCTTTTTTGAGTTGGGTCCCTGTCCaataggaactggactgagaccaacaCCACATCATGTGTAGAGCACCACTTGTCAGGTGACCAGATTCAGACAAGCAGCCTGGAGATATAGGCTCCTGTCACACTGGTGGTGTGACACCATTTCCCTCAGTGTTGCTACCCTGGTGTGAAGGTGCTGTGAGAGGGGACTCAGACACCTGTGTACCTCAGGTCTGGCCAGCCCTCTCCACTCATCCTAGTGCTTCAGGATCACAGTCGTTCATACTGCAGTGGCCTCCATCATCACGCGCTCCCTTTTAGCCTCATCTCTGTCTGTTAGGTACTTAGATggtccccattaccatagtatccgAGTCTAGTGAGGCGGGGCAGGACTCCCATCCCCTTTTTAGAGAAGGGGGACTGAGAGACTTGCCCAGAgagacttgcccaatgtcacacagagTCCATGGCAAAAAAGGGAATTTTCCgcagtctcccaagtcccaggctagcggCCTAACccctagaccatccttcctcctatCTAGATCCTTTCCCTGTCCCCCTCTCTCCTTTGTACGATCCCCTGCTATGTgttcaacctgtagaactctttgccagaggatgttgtgaaggccaagactataacagggttaaaaaaagaactagattaatTCTTGGAGaatagatccatcagtggctattagctaggGTGGGCAcgtatggtgtccctagcctcggtttgccagaagctgggaatgggcgacaggggatggatcacttgatgattacctcctctgttcactccctctgaagcacctggcattggccactgtcggaagacaggatactgggctagatggatctttggtctgacccagtatggccgttcgtGTGTTCTTATAATTGGTCGTTTTATGAGGGTGATTCTGTCAGGCTGAGTTATGAAGACATCTGGACCATCCTAGGAAAGAGAGTCTGGTGTCTTTATAGAGAGAGTCTATATTTCCAAGctggtcaaacaaaatgtgtttgtttcCCCTCCACATCCCCACACACATGTTTTCAGGAGTGTGTTTCTAGAAGTTGATCCCAGACACCCAGAGATGGTGGAGAACTGGCTGCAGAGTCACCCTGACctgtctctttctgtctctgccaTCCACAAGGATTTCTTTGGCAAgtaagtgttttctttttcaccGACTGTTCCCTTCAACTTTATGCAATTGCATCCAGCCCTGGGTACAGTTGCCCTCTGCATCCTCGTGTCTTGAGGTTAAACTCAGAGGGACTCAGTCACCAACTTCGTGCACCCCCTTCCTAAACACCTGCATTCTTCGAACTCCGCAAACTTCTAGTTTACCTTGAAGTGGGGGCACTGCCAAGCATTCCTGACATATCTTAGTGTTGACATTATCTGATGGGATTACCGTTCATGGAAAATTGTGGCTTTATATGGTGGGTGTGGATTCATATTCTCCCTGACAAAATGCAATGCCATGTTCATTCTTGTCCCCAACAGGCCGAGGTTCCTACACATCCAAAAGCATAAAGCAGGTGACTGCATCAACAAGAACAGCTTTGCTTGATCCAGTGTTCATCTCCCTTGAGTTTTTTGCTGAGTAGTCTATGGGATCCCTGCACAGCAATAGGAACCGGACCCTCCACTGCATTTCCCAGCATTCCGATCTCTGCAGATGGTCACTGGTGCATCCATTGCTGACAGAGGATTTTACTTGAAGGATCACTAGaaaggaggtggggcagaggtctgAGTCTGCAGAGGTGTTTCAGCTCCCATGGATGGTCCGACACCGATTATTAGCTCAGTCAGCTAAAGCAAGAAATAAGTATGAGAACCTAGCATAGAGGGAATCTCAATTCCAAGCATCTCATTTTTGTTGATGCTGCAAATACATATgataaaaatacaatttctcCATGCATCGGATGGCACTTTTAGTTCATAATGAACAGCTTAGGTCTTGCTCTGGAAAAAGAACTTAAGGTTGTTGGTAGGTCTgcttctttttaattatttttttttaaacctccacTTTCAAAGCCTATGAATTCTTTTGGCGGGTATGCTTGGAGATTCCAGAACGAATGCTTCAGATTTAGTTCTGTCCCAGCAACCCCTGTTGTTCCTGAGTGATCCTACCATGACAAAGCACCGAGTGCAGCCTGTTGCTTCTGAGCAGCCCTCCAACAACAAGCCAGCATGCACAGTCTTGCCCTCCGGAGTGACCTTTCAGTAACAAACCAGCACATGTGCAGCCATTATTCCCAAACAGGCAGTATTTTTCATCTCAGACAATGGGATCCATAATGGAATGCTTTGTGAGGAGGATGTGGGATGGGTTTAAACCAGAATTTAGTGGTAATCGACTCCTTTCTTTGGCAAATCTTGTTTTAGACAGGAAGGGGAAAGCCTTGTATCTGAAGACTTGAGgactggacaccccatcatctcaggcattggcactcttacatcaagattatctggctatttggactctctcctcagactctatgctaccagcactcctagctatcttcgagacaccaccgactttctgaggaaactacaatgcattggtaaTCTTCCCAAAAACACcgtcctggccaccatggatgtagaagctctttataccaatattccacatgaggatggactacaagctgtaaAGAatagtatccctgatgaggccatggcacacctggtggctgagctttgtgactttgtcctcacccacaaccatttcagatttggggacaacttataccttcaagtaagtggcactgctatgggtacccgcatggccccatagtatgccaacattttcatggctga
Proteins encoded:
- the HEMK1 gene encoding MTRF1L release factor glutamine methyltransferase isoform X4, which translates into the protein MPVQYILGEWDFWELTLKMRPPVFIPRPETEDLVSLVLEEEIQRNGSPAVNVGHQCPTVVSHPVILEIGCGSGAIALSLLSKLPTSRVIAVDKEEAAVNLTRENAQRLQLQDRIRILRYNVSSGSWEQLLPWGPVDTIVSNPPYVFHGDMTHLAEEILSYEDLGALDGGNDGMTVIKKILALAPCILKDHGSVFLEVDPRHPEMVENWLQSHPDLSLSVSAIHKDFFGKPRFLHIQKHKADRKGKALYLKT